The following proteins are encoded in a genomic region of Reichenbachiella sp.:
- a CDS encoding heavy metal translocating P-type ATPase, whose amino-acid sequence MSQNITQNKTICYHCGEDCQSEPLWHNDHAFCCFGCQTVFELLSENDLCEYYSFEKNPGNQLSHFIKDKYLFLDNEEVVDHLLDFKSDQLAKITFSIPSIHCSSCIWLLENISRFDHGIIVSKINFSKKKLTIDYNPSKTNLRSIADLLYQLSYEPEISLDAKNSTSTQKNTTRDLKIGIAGFCFGNIMLLAFPDYLGIEIDSEFIQYFTYISLGLSIPVLFYCSSEFFISALGGLRKRLLNIDLPIAIGIMALYGRSLYEIISATGSGYLDSMSALVFFLLIGRWVQGKTYEGLTFDRSFKSYFPLAIQKVDGENKTSTLVSLLEVNDLIEVRNEEIVPCDAILMSKEALVDYSFVSGESIPNTMHEGSKIYAGGKIKGSAVQMTVIKPVSQSYLTQLWNHSSFENTDPATPSLIDQISRYFTPIVLLIALVSGIYWSVVDSSKILFVVSSVLIVACPCALALATPFTLNATMNTLGLHKMYLKGTHVIEKLWQVRKIVFDKTGTITTGSNQKVEWIGRELNEEEKSSIRSLASQSVHPLSLQLAKHLKNYNRANDVTDYKEEKGKGISALVNGKGIKMGSPSFVGLSVDTSGGAVIAVSLDQEVIGHFLIRTSYRTGLSSMIEQLSQTFVMAVLSGDNEAERDRLSSLFPQGTQISFNQSPENKLRAIESFESEQKTMMIGDGLNDAGALKRSFVGLSVAENVASFTPASDIIVLGDQLTQLPKFLSLVNQSRKIIWGGFVLSFLYNIVGLSLAVAGYITPVIAAILMPISSISVVALSTLGVKFVSHRLKLKA is encoded by the coding sequence TTGAGCCAGAACATTACACAAAATAAGACCATCTGCTATCATTGTGGTGAAGACTGTCAGTCAGAACCTCTTTGGCACAATGACCATGCCTTTTGCTGCTTCGGCTGTCAAACCGTATTCGAACTTTTATCAGAAAATGACCTTTGTGAATACTACAGTTTTGAAAAAAATCCTGGCAATCAATTAAGCCATTTCATCAAGGATAAATATCTATTTCTAGACAACGAAGAAGTAGTGGATCATTTACTTGACTTCAAATCCGATCAACTGGCCAAAATCACTTTTAGCATCCCTTCTATTCATTGCAGTAGCTGTATTTGGTTATTAGAAAACATCAGTAGGTTTGATCATGGAATTATCGTTTCTAAAATTAATTTCTCTAAAAAGAAACTGACTATAGATTACAATCCTTCTAAGACTAACTTAAGAAGCATTGCCGACCTGCTCTATCAATTGAGTTATGAGCCTGAAATTTCCTTGGATGCTAAAAATTCAACCTCAACTCAAAAGAACACCACCCGAGACTTAAAAATTGGAATTGCAGGCTTCTGTTTCGGAAACATCATGTTGCTGGCCTTTCCAGACTATCTGGGGATTGAAATAGACTCGGAGTTTATTCAATACTTCACTTACATAAGCTTGGGGTTGTCCATTCCAGTACTTTTTTATTGCTCTAGCGAGTTTTTCATTTCGGCATTAGGTGGCTTACGCAAACGGTTACTTAATATTGATTTACCCATAGCCATTGGAATTATGGCACTTTATGGACGGAGTCTCTATGAAATTATTAGCGCCACTGGGTCCGGATACTTAGACTCCATGTCTGCTTTGGTATTCTTTCTTTTAATCGGCCGATGGGTACAAGGCAAAACTTATGAAGGGCTCACTTTTGACCGGAGTTTTAAGTCTTACTTTCCTCTTGCTATTCAGAAGGTTGATGGAGAAAACAAAACAAGCACGTTGGTCTCTCTACTAGAAGTGAATGATTTAATAGAGGTTCGAAACGAAGAAATTGTTCCTTGTGATGCCATCTTGATGAGTAAGGAAGCATTGGTAGATTACAGCTTTGTGTCTGGTGAATCAATCCCTAATACGATGCACGAAGGATCTAAAATTTATGCTGGAGGAAAAATCAAAGGTTCGGCTGTACAGATGACTGTAATCAAACCGGTATCACAGAGCTACCTGACGCAATTATGGAACCACTCTTCATTTGAAAACACTGATCCTGCTACACCTTCATTGATTGATCAAATCAGTAGATACTTCACTCCGATCGTTCTATTGATTGCACTTGTTTCCGGTATTTATTGGTCTGTGGTCGACAGCTCAAAAATCTTATTTGTAGTCTCTTCTGTATTGATAGTGGCATGTCCGTGCGCCTTGGCCTTGGCTACTCCCTTTACACTCAACGCTACTATGAATACTTTAGGCTTACACAAGATGTATTTGAAAGGCACACATGTCATAGAAAAGCTATGGCAAGTGAGAAAAATCGTTTTTGACAAAACTGGAACTATCACCACTGGCTCAAATCAAAAAGTGGAATGGATAGGTAGAGAATTAAACGAGGAAGAGAAAAGTAGTATAAGATCTCTGGCCTCACAATCCGTACATCCTTTGAGTTTACAATTGGCAAAGCACCTGAAAAATTATAATCGCGCAAACGATGTAACAGATTATAAGGAAGAAAAAGGAAAAGGAATATCAGCTCTCGTAAATGGGAAAGGAATAAAAATGGGATCGCCTTCATTTGTTGGTTTATCCGTAGACACTTCCGGAGGTGCAGTAATAGCAGTCAGTTTAGATCAAGAGGTCATTGGTCACTTCTTGATTCGAACTTCGTATCGCACGGGCTTATCTTCCATGATCGAACAGCTAAGTCAAACATTCGTCATGGCTGTACTATCAGGTGACAATGAAGCCGAACGAGATCGTTTATCCTCTTTATTTCCTCAAGGAACACAAATTAGCTTCAACCAAAGTCCAGAAAATAAGCTTCGTGCTATAGAATCCTTTGAAAGCGAACAAAAAACAATGATGATAGGCGATGGACTTAATGATGCCGGAGCTTTGAAACGTAGTTTTGTTGGCTTGTCTGTAGCAGAAAACGTAGCCAGTTTTACACCCGCCAGCGACATCATTGTACTAGGAGACCAGCTTACACAGTTGCCAAAATTCTTGTCTCTCGTTAATCAATCTCGAAAAATAATTTGGGGCGGATTTGTCCTCTCCTTTTTATATAATATTGTTGGTCTATCATTAGCCGTAGCCGGTTACATTACCCCTGTTATTGCAGCTATTCTAATGCCTATCAGTAGTATATCTGTAGTTGCTTTATCTACCTTGGGGGTTAAATTTGTAAGTCACAGATTAAAATTGAAGGCATGA
- a CDS encoding universal stress protein produces MISVRNVLVPIDFSKASWGVVKYALEAEEYKNDHLVLLHAYRLIADDFPDQRDSPVEWKKSIENKLLKTYSTFSADLDFSKNKNQVEFKMEVGFTVNCIRSLCRQNKIDLVLYAINGSKKNEQLADLIKLDCSPIKLVSEKLDTNQKSLLFNEDISKEDFFDRWNDCLLRIRENPKLSFTVAPD; encoded by the coding sequence ATGATTTCAGTCCGTAATGTACTTGTGCCAATTGATTTTTCAAAAGCCTCGTGGGGAGTTGTAAAATATGCATTAGAGGCTGAAGAATATAAAAATGACCATCTGGTACTTCTTCATGCTTACAGGCTCATTGCGGATGACTTTCCTGACCAAAGAGATTCTCCAGTCGAATGGAAAAAGTCAATTGAAAATAAACTGCTTAAAACTTATAGTACATTTAGTGCTGATCTAGACTTTTCTAAAAACAAGAATCAGGTAGAATTTAAAATGGAAGTTGGCTTTACAGTCAACTGTATCCGGAGTCTGTGCCGACAAAACAAAATTGACCTCGTTTTATACGCCATAAACGGAAGTAAAAAAAACGAACAACTGGCTGACCTTATCAAGTTGGACTGCTCACCAATCAAATTGGTGTCTGAAAAATTAGATACGAACCAAAAATCCCTACTGTTTAATGAAGATATTTCCAAAGAAGATTTTTTTGACCGTTGGAATGATTGTCTTCTAAGGATTCGAGAAAATCCAAAACTATCTTTTACTGTTGCACCAGACTAA
- a CDS encoding PAS domain-containing sensor histidine kinase, translating into MHQPYEAATIKTFYDLNQFFGRDESLLLKTKGRRLMIDKHTNTFRNIFYSCVEGILLVNKGKITLANPQSHELFGYDENELVGMSIEELMPKEIRKNHVKHRTTYAEKPEPRQMGTGRDLVALKKDGSTFPVEISLNVAEVDNEEVTIAHVIDITKRREAEIELKRSEEQLLIYAAELEQRVLDRTKKLNAAIEELQKSNMDLEMQIKERVKAENEARIALEKEKELNELKTRFVSMASHEFRTPLSAILSSVSLIGKYITDENRDKKLKHINRVKSSVGELTGILNDFLSMDRLDAGKLTVSARELLICDFIHEIADEMRELMKKDQILDLKCKTPDGIFRTDSQILKQVLVNLLSNAIKYSPEGKQVTLDVEIDKKELTIKVVDQGIGIPTEDQKHLFDKFFRANNASHIQGTGLGLNIVKKYLELIDGTIAFESTEGQGSTFVLKLNAIKNE; encoded by the coding sequence GTGCATCAGCCTTATGAAGCGGCAACGATCAAGACATTTTATGATTTAAATCAGTTTTTTGGAAGGGACGAAAGTTTACTTTTGAAGACGAAAGGAAGACGATTGATGATAGATAAGCATACCAATACTTTTAGAAATATTTTTTACTCCTGTGTGGAGGGAATTTTACTGGTGAATAAGGGTAAAATAACCTTAGCCAATCCACAGAGTCATGAGTTGTTTGGATACGATGAAAATGAGCTTGTAGGTATGAGTATCGAAGAATTAATGCCCAAAGAAATTCGTAAGAATCATGTGAAACACCGTACCACCTACGCCGAAAAACCAGAACCTAGACAAATGGGAACTGGAAGAGATCTGGTGGCACTAAAAAAGGATGGGAGTACATTTCCTGTTGAAATAAGTTTGAATGTGGCGGAGGTTGATAATGAAGAAGTCACCATTGCACATGTCATCGACATTACAAAAAGAAGAGAAGCAGAAATAGAGCTCAAGAGAAGTGAAGAGCAGCTGTTGATCTATGCCGCAGAACTGGAGCAAAGAGTGCTGGATAGAACTAAAAAACTAAATGCAGCAATCGAAGAATTACAAAAGTCTAACATGGATCTGGAAATGCAGATTAAAGAAAGAGTTAAGGCGGAAAACGAAGCTCGGATAGCATTAGAAAAGGAGAAAGAGCTCAATGAATTAAAGACAAGATTTGTATCTATGGCTTCTCATGAGTTTAGAACACCTCTTAGTGCTATTCTTTCTTCCGTATCTCTGATAGGAAAATACATAACCGATGAGAACAGGGATAAAAAGCTTAAACACATCAATCGTGTCAAATCTAGTGTGGGTGAGCTGACAGGAATTTTGAATGATTTTCTTTCTATGGATCGATTGGATGCTGGAAAGTTGACAGTTTCAGCTAGGGAGCTATTGATTTGTGATTTTATTCATGAGATAGCAGATGAAATGCGTGAACTGATGAAAAAGGATCAGATCTTGGATCTGAAGTGTAAGACACCAGATGGTATTTTTCGCACGGATTCTCAAATATTAAAACAAGTATTAGTTAATTTATTATCCAATGCCATTAAGTACTCCCCAGAAGGAAAACAAGTTACTTTGGATGTTGAGATAGACAAAAAAGAGCTTACGATCAAAGTAGTTGATCAAGGAATAGGTATTCCTACGGAAGATCAAAAACATCTCTTTGATAAGTTCTTTCGAGCCAATAATGCTTCACATATTCAAGGTACTGGCTTGGGATTGAATATTGTAAAAAAGTACCTCGAATTGATAGATGGAACGATAGCCTTTGAAAGTACAGAAGGGCAGGGGTCTACATTTGTATTAAAATTAAATGCCATTAAAAATGAATAA
- a CDS encoding response regulator, which produces MNKILLIEDNVEVRENTAEILELSGYEVTTACDGKDGLERLKEFKPDLIICDIMMPVLDGYGVLHIISKNPSTAHIPFIFLTAKVEKSDLRKGMNLGADDYLTKPFDDIELLGAVEARLKRSKQIQNEYDANISGLDSFFSDAKEIESLKQLSKEKRIRHHKKKTNLYYEGDYPNYLIFINKGKIKTYKTNKDGKELITGLYGAGDFIGFNDLITQSDHSDSAMAMEDSESYYIPKEDFLQLIYKDRSVASRFIKILSGNLKDQEEKMLHIAYNSVRQRVAEALLTVQKNYGSENKKFQFSREDLSNIVGTSPESVIRTLSDFKKEGLIEIKSNQITLIDIDELSTIISRGY; this is translated from the coding sequence ATGAATAAAATATTGTTGATTGAGGACAATGTCGAGGTTAGAGAGAATACAGCCGAAATTTTAGAACTGTCTGGCTATGAGGTGACTACTGCCTGTGATGGAAAAGATGGTTTGGAGAGATTGAAGGAATTTAAACCAGATTTAATCATTTGTGACATTATGATGCCCGTGCTAGACGGATATGGTGTACTGCACATTATTTCAAAAAACCCGTCAACAGCTCATATTCCTTTTATATTTCTTACTGCAAAGGTTGAAAAGTCAGACCTTAGAAAGGGGATGAATCTTGGGGCTGATGATTATCTCACAAAACCCTTTGATGATATTGAATTGTTGGGAGCTGTGGAAGCTCGTTTAAAAAGAAGTAAACAGATTCAGAATGAATATGATGCTAATATTTCGGGTCTGGATAGTTTCTTTAGTGATGCTAAAGAAATTGAAAGTCTAAAACAACTTTCGAAAGAAAAACGCATCAGACATCACAAGAAAAAAACGAACCTTTACTATGAAGGTGATTACCCCAACTACCTTATATTCATTAACAAAGGAAAAATCAAGACTTATAAGACCAACAAAGATGGTAAAGAGTTGATCACGGGTCTATATGGTGCAGGGGACTTTATAGGTTTCAATGACCTCATTACTCAATCAGATCACAGTGATTCCGCCATGGCTATGGAAGATAGTGAGTCTTACTACATTCCTAAAGAAGATTTTTTGCAGTTGATCTATAAAGATCGATCAGTCGCATCCAGATTTATAAAGATTTTATCTGGAAACCTAAAGGATCAGGAAGAAAAGATGCTCCATATAGCCTACAACTCTGTGAGACAGCGCGTAGCAGAAGCTTTGTTAACAGTTCAGAAAAATTATGGTTCTGAAAACAAAAAGTTTCAGTTTTCCAGAGAGGATCTTTCCAATATTGTAGGCACCTCACCTGAATCTGTGATTAGAACCTTATCAGATTTCAAGAAGGAGGGACTGATCGAGATTAAATCGAATCAAATTACCCTGATAGATATTGATGAATTAAGTACAATAATATCCAGGGGGTATTGA
- a CDS encoding TraR/DksA family transcriptional regulator → MKFDKKEVQSLIQGEIKKVQDNILVLKDLTKPIAPENAIGRVSRMDAINNKSINEASLRKAEEKLDKLKVALSKIDDNDFGICVRCKQPIPVGRFMLVPQSNKCVNCA, encoded by the coding sequence ATGAAATTTGATAAAAAAGAAGTCCAAAGTTTGATACAAGGCGAGATCAAGAAAGTTCAAGATAACATTTTAGTACTCAAAGACTTGACTAAGCCCATAGCTCCTGAAAATGCCATTGGCCGTGTGAGTCGAATGGATGCAATAAATAACAAGAGTATTAATGAAGCTTCGTTGCGAAAAGCTGAAGAAAAGCTAGACAAACTGAAGGTAGCATTATCCAAAATAGATGATAATGACTTTGGTATTTGTGTACGTTGTAAACAGCCAATTCCTGTAGGTAGATTCATGCTAGTACCTCAATCAAATAAGTGTGTAAATTGTGCCTGA
- the bcp gene encoding thioredoxin-dependent thiol peroxidase, which produces MSVQVGDKAPEFEAKIQNGSSIKLSDYLGRKVVLYFYPKDNTPGCTAQSCNLRDNYELLQKQGYVVLGVSQDSEKSHVKFKDKFELPFDLISDPDHAVHNLYGTWALKKLYGREYMGTVRTTFVIDEKGVIEEVISKVKTKIHTEQILK; this is translated from the coding sequence ATGAGTGTACAAGTAGGAGATAAAGCCCCTGAGTTTGAAGCCAAAATTCAAAATGGATCTAGTATAAAGTTATCAGATTATTTAGGTAGGAAGGTAGTACTCTATTTCTATCCGAAAGATAACACGCCAGGATGCACCGCTCAATCATGTAACCTTCGGGACAACTATGAATTGTTGCAGAAACAAGGCTATGTGGTGCTTGGAGTAAGTCAGGATAGTGAAAAATCGCATGTAAAATTTAAAGACAAGTTCGAACTCCCATTCGACTTGATTTCAGATCCGGATCACGCAGTTCACAACCTGTATGGTACATGGGCACTCAAGAAACTATACGGAAGAGAATACATGGGTACAGTTCGTACCACATTTGTGATTGATGAAAAGGGTGTAATTGAGGAGGTGATTAGTAAAGTGAAAACTAAGATCCATACCGAGCAGATTTTAAAATAG